A window from Vulpes vulpes isolate BD-2025 chromosome 9, VulVul3, whole genome shotgun sequence encodes these proteins:
- the HYAL3 gene encoding hyaluronidase-3 isoform X3, with the protein MIMRLGLALVLGVALCLGFDQLPLWAPERPFSVLWNIPSAHCKTRFGVHLPLEALGITANRGQRFRGQNITIFYKNQLGLYPYLGPRGITHNGGIPQVVPLDRHLARAAYQIHRSLGRGFTGLAVLDWEEWSPLWAGNWGRRRAYQAASWAWAQRVFPHLDPQEQFHKARAGFERAARALMEDTLRLGQALQPHGFWGFYRFPACSNGWHGTASNYTGHCHPAALARNTQLHWLWAASSALFPSIYLPPRLPPTHHQAFVRYRLEEAFRVAFIGHPHPLPVLAYARLTYRSTGRFLSQDDLVQTIGVSAALGAAGVVLWGDLSFSSSEEKCWHLRDYLVDTLGPYVINVTRAAIACSHQQCHGHGRCAWQDGGQLEAFLHLQPDGSPGAWESFSCRCYPGWAGPTCQEPRPAARPE; encoded by the exons ATGATCATGCGGCTGGGCCTGGCCCTGGTGCTTGGAGTGGCCCTGTGCCTGGGGTTTGACCAGCTCCCCCTGTGGGCTCCTGAACGCCCCTTCTCTGTGCTGTGGAACATACCCTCAGCACACTGTAAGACCCGCTTTGGTGTGCACCTGCCACTAGAGGCCCTGGGCATCACAGCCAACCGTGGCCAGCGTTTCCGTGGCCAGAACATCACCATCTTCTACAAGAACCAGCTCGGCCTCTATCCCTACCTTGGACCCAGGGGCATAACTCACAATGGGGGCATCCCCCAGGTTGTCCCTCTTGACCGCCACCTGGCCCGGGCTGCCTACCAGATCCATCGAAGCCTAGGTCGTGGCTTCACTGGCTTGGCAGTGCTAGACTGGGAGGAATGGAGCCCACTTTGGGCTGGGAACTGGGGCCGCCGCCGAGCCTATCAGGCAGCCTCTTGGGCTTGGGCACAACGGGTATTCCCCCACCTGGACCCCCAGGAGCAGTTCCACAAGGCCCGTGCTGGCTTTGAACGGGCAGCCCGTGCCCTGATGGAGGACACACTGAGGCTGGGCCAGGCACTGCAGCCCCATGGGTTCTGGGGCTTCTATCGCTTCCCAGCCTGTAGCAATGGCTGGCATGGTACTGCTTCCAATTATACAGGCCACTGCCACCCAGCTGCTCTCGCCCGCAACACCCAACTTCATTGGCTCTGGGCTGCCTCCAGCGCCCTCTTCCCTAGCATCTACctcccacccaggctgccacctACTCACCACCAGGCATTTGTCCGATACCGCCTGGAGGAGGCCTTCCGTGTGGCTTTCATTGGGCACCCACATCCCCTGCCTGTCCTAGCCTATGCCCGCCTCACATATCGGAGCACTGGGAGGTTCCTGTCCCAG GATGACCTTGTGCAGACCATTGGTGTGAGTGCAGCACTAGGGGCAGCCGGCGTGGTGCTCTGGGGGGACCTGAGCTTCTCCAGCTCTGAG GAGAAGTGCTGGCATCTCCGTGACTACCTAGTGGACACCCTGGGCCCCTATGTAATCAACGTGACCAGGGCAGCCATAGCCTGCAGTCACCAGCAGTGCCATGGCCATGGGCGCTGTGCCTGGCAAGATGGAGGACAGCTGGAAGCCTTTCTGCACCTGCAGCCAGATGGCAGCCCTGGAGCCTGGGAGTCCTTTAGTTGCCGATGTTATCCGGGCTGGGCTGGCCCTACCTGCCAGGAGCCCAGGCCTGCAGCTAGGCCTGAATAA
- the HYAL3 gene encoding hyaluronidase-3 isoform X4, which produces MIMRLGLALVLGVALCLGFDQLPLWAPERPFSVLWNIPSAHCKTRFGVHLPLEALGITANRGQRFRGQNITIFYKNQLGLYPYLGPRGITHNGGIPQVVPLDRHLARAAYQIHRSLGRGFTGLAVLDWEEWSPLWAGNWGRRRAYQAASWAWAQRVFPHLDPQEQFHKARAGFERAARALMEDTLRLGQALQPHGFWGFYRFPACSNGWHGTASNYTGHCHPAALARNTQLHWLWAASSALFPSIYLPPRLPPTHHQAFVRYRLEEAFRVAFIGHPHPLPVLAYARLTYRSTGRFLSQEKCWHLRDYLVDTLGPYVINVTRAAIACSHQQCHGHGRCAWQDGGQLEAFLHLQPDGSPGAWESFSCRCYPGWAGPTCQEPRPAARPE; this is translated from the exons ATGATCATGCGGCTGGGCCTGGCCCTGGTGCTTGGAGTGGCCCTGTGCCTGGGGTTTGACCAGCTCCCCCTGTGGGCTCCTGAACGCCCCTTCTCTGTGCTGTGGAACATACCCTCAGCACACTGTAAGACCCGCTTTGGTGTGCACCTGCCACTAGAGGCCCTGGGCATCACAGCCAACCGTGGCCAGCGTTTCCGTGGCCAGAACATCACCATCTTCTACAAGAACCAGCTCGGCCTCTATCCCTACCTTGGACCCAGGGGCATAACTCACAATGGGGGCATCCCCCAGGTTGTCCCTCTTGACCGCCACCTGGCCCGGGCTGCCTACCAGATCCATCGAAGCCTAGGTCGTGGCTTCACTGGCTTGGCAGTGCTAGACTGGGAGGAATGGAGCCCACTTTGGGCTGGGAACTGGGGCCGCCGCCGAGCCTATCAGGCAGCCTCTTGGGCTTGGGCACAACGGGTATTCCCCCACCTGGACCCCCAGGAGCAGTTCCACAAGGCCCGTGCTGGCTTTGAACGGGCAGCCCGTGCCCTGATGGAGGACACACTGAGGCTGGGCCAGGCACTGCAGCCCCATGGGTTCTGGGGCTTCTATCGCTTCCCAGCCTGTAGCAATGGCTGGCATGGTACTGCTTCCAATTATACAGGCCACTGCCACCCAGCTGCTCTCGCCCGCAACACCCAACTTCATTGGCTCTGGGCTGCCTCCAGCGCCCTCTTCCCTAGCATCTACctcccacccaggctgccacctACTCACCACCAGGCATTTGTCCGATACCGCCTGGAGGAGGCCTTCCGTGTGGCTTTCATTGGGCACCCACATCCCCTGCCTGTCCTAGCCTATGCCCGCCTCACATATCGGAGCACTGGGAGGTTCCTGTCCCAG GAGAAGTGCTGGCATCTCCGTGACTACCTAGTGGACACCCTGGGCCCCTATGTAATCAACGTGACCAGGGCAGCCATAGCCTGCAGTCACCAGCAGTGCCATGGCCATGGGCGCTGTGCCTGGCAAGATGGAGGACAGCTGGAAGCCTTTCTGCACCTGCAGCCAGATGGCAGCCCTGGAGCCTGGGAGTCCTTTAGTTGCCGATGTTATCCGGGCTGGGCTGGCCCTACCTGCCAGGAGCCCAGGCCTGCAGCTAGGCCTGAATAA
- the IFRD2 gene encoding interferon-related developmental regulator 2: MPRARKGSAPRKGGQRRGAGARSSTQADSGSSEDEAVSEARSTTSECPSLLSTTAEDSLGGDAVDEQGQQEDLEEKLKEYVDCLTDKSAKTRQGALESLRLALASRLLPDFLLERRLTLADALEKCLKKGKGEEQALAAAVLGLLCVQLGPGPKGEELFHSLQPLLVSVLSDGTASPAARLHCASALGLGCYVAAADVQDLVSCLNCLEGVFSRSCGTGGSTAPVVPTSLHGLLCAALQAWALLLTVCPSTHISHILDRQLPRLPQLLSSESVNLRIAAGETIALLFELARDLEEDFIYEDMEALCGTLRTLATDSNKYRAKADRRRQRSTFRAVLHFVEGGECEEESVRFGLEVLYVDSWARRRIYAAFKDVLGSGLHHHLQNNELLRDIFGLGPVLVLDATALKACKISRFEKHLYNAAAFKARTKARSRVRDKRADIL; this comes from the exons ATGCCCCGCGCTCGTAAGGGTAGCGCGCCCCGCAAGGGCGGCCAGCGCCGCGGAGCGG GTGCCCGGAGCAGTACCCAAGCGGACTCAGGTTCCAGTGAGGATGAGGCCGTCAGTGAGGCCCGTAGCACCACCAGTGAATGCCCCAGCCTTCTTAGCACCACAGCAGAGGACAGCCTCG GGGGGGATGCCGTGGATGAGCAGGGCCAGCAGGAGGACCTTGAGGAGAAGTTGAAGGAGTATGTGGACTGCCTCACAGACAAGAG TGCCAAGACCCGGCAGGGTGCTCTTGAGAGCCTTCGCCTGGCCCTGGCATCCCGCTTACTCCCCGACTTCTTGCTGGAGCGCCGCCTCACGCTGGCCGATGCCTTGGAAAAGTGCCTCAAGAAAG GGAAGGGCGAGGAACAGGCACTGGCCGCTGCCGTGCTAGGCCTGCTCTGTGTGCAGCTGGGCCCGGGTCCCAAGGGCGAGGAGCTCTTTCACAGCCTGCAGCCCCTcctggtctctgtgctcagtgatgGCACAGCTAGCCCTGCCGCCCGGCTCCAT TGCGCTTCTGCTCTTGGCTTGGGGTGCTATGTGGCTGCTGCCGATGTCCAG GACCTGGTGTCTTGCCTCAACTGCTTGGAAGGTGTTTTCAGCCGGTCGTGTGGTACGGGTGGCTCCACAGCCCCTGTGGTCCCCACCAGCCTGCACGGCCTGCTCTGTGCTGCTCTGCAAGCCTGGGCATTGCTCCTCACCGTCTGCCCCAGCACCCACATCAGCCACATCCTGGACAG gcaGCTGCCCCGGCTGCCCCAGCTCTTGTCCAGCGAAAGCGTGAACCTGCGAATCGCTGCCGGCGAGACCATCGCACTGCTCTTTGAGCTTGCCCGGGACCTTGAG gaggattttatttatgaggaCATGGAGGCCCTCTGTGGCACCCTGCGGACCCTGGCCACTGACAGCAACAAATACCGTGCCAAGGCCGACCGCCGGCGGCAGCGCTCTACCTTCCGCGCCGTGCTGCACTTCGTTGAG GGTGGTGAGTGTGAGGAAGAGTCGGTACGCTTCGGTCTCGAGGTGCTCTATGTAGACAGCTGGGCTCGGCGCCGCATCTACGCCGCCTTCAAGGACGTGCTGGGATCAGGCTTGCACCACCACCTCCAG AACAATGAGCTACTCCGTGACATCTTTGGCCTGGGCCCTGTGCTGGTGCTGGATGCCACTGCCCTGAAGGCCTGCAAGATCTCACGTTTTGAGAAG CACTTATACAACGCGGCTGCCTTCAAAGCCCGAACCAAGGCGCGCAGCCGTGTGCGGGACAAGCGGGCAGACATCCTCTGA
- the LSMEM2 gene encoding leucine-rich single-pass membrane protein 2 isoform X1, with product MPEETEADTMALTQSPRSKVPPAPNHIEEVRLHQVESISDLHSGGSLHPYLAEQVQPWDELLGILPPSLCAQAGCSPVQGRGGFLLLLALLVLTCLALAILAVYLSVLQSESLRMLAHTLRTQEETLLKLRLASLSQLRRLNSTEAQAPS from the exons ATGCCTGAGGAGACAGAAG CAGACACCATGGCACTGACGCAGAGTCCAAGGAGCAAGGTGCCACCGGCCCCCAACCACATAGAGGAGGTGCGCCTGCACCAGGTGGAATCCATCAGCGACCTACACAGCGGAG GTTCGCTGCACCCCTATCTGGCCGAGCAGGTGCAGCCGTGGGACGAGCTACTGGGCATCTTGCCACCATCGCTGTGTGCCCAGGCTGGCTGCAGTCCTGTGCAAGGCCGGGGAGGCTTCTTGTTGCTGCTGGCATTGCTGGTGCTCACCTGCCTGGCGCTCGCCATCCTGGCTGTTTATCTGAGCG TGCTGCAGAGTGAATCTCTCCGCATGCTGGCACACACACTTCGCACTCAGGAGGAGACGCTACTCAAACTCCGGCTCGCCAGCCTCAGCCAGCTGCGGAGGCTCAACTCCACGGAGGCCCAAGCACCCAGCTGA
- the LSMEM2 gene encoding leucine-rich single-pass membrane protein 2 isoform X2: MPEETEDTMALTQSPRSKVPPAPNHIEEVRLHQVESISDLHSGGSLHPYLAEQVQPWDELLGILPPSLCAQAGCSPVQGRGGFLLLLALLVLTCLALAILAVYLSVLQSESLRMLAHTLRTQEETLLKLRLASLSQLRRLNSTEAQAPS; the protein is encoded by the exons ATGCCTGAGGAGACAGAAG ACACCATGGCACTGACGCAGAGTCCAAGGAGCAAGGTGCCACCGGCCCCCAACCACATAGAGGAGGTGCGCCTGCACCAGGTGGAATCCATCAGCGACCTACACAGCGGAG GTTCGCTGCACCCCTATCTGGCCGAGCAGGTGCAGCCGTGGGACGAGCTACTGGGCATCTTGCCACCATCGCTGTGTGCCCAGGCTGGCTGCAGTCCTGTGCAAGGCCGGGGAGGCTTCTTGTTGCTGCTGGCATTGCTGGTGCTCACCTGCCTGGCGCTCGCCATCCTGGCTGTTTATCTGAGCG TGCTGCAGAGTGAATCTCTCCGCATGCTGGCACACACACTTCGCACTCAGGAGGAGACGCTACTCAAACTCCGGCTCGCCAGCCTCAGCCAGCTGCGGAGGCTCAACTCCACGGAGGCCCAAGCACCCAGCTGA
- the SEMA3B gene encoding semaphorin-3B isoform X1, giving the protein MGRAGAAAMIPGLALLWAAVLGDATPSPPRLRLSFQELQARHGLRIFRLERTCCYEALLVDEERGRLFVGAENHVASLSLDNISKQAKKLAWPAPVEWREECNWAGKDIGTECMNFVKLLHTYNRTHLLACGTGAFHPTCAFVEVGHRLEEPVLRLDLRRLEDGKGKSPYDPRHRAASVLVGEELYSGVAADLMGRDFTIFRSLGQRPSLRTEPHDSRWLNEPKFVKVFWIPESENPDDDKIYFFFRESAVEAAPALGRLSVSRVGQICRNDVGGQRSLVNKWTTFLKARLVCSVPGAEGDTHFDQLQDVFLLSLRDRWSPLLYTVFTTSSTIFQGSAVCVYSMNDVRRAFLGPFAHKEGPMHQWVSYQGRVPYPRPGMCPSKTFGTFSSTKDFPDDVIQFARNHPLMYNSVLPMGGRPLFLQVGAGYTFTQITADRVAAADGHYDVLFIGTDVGTVLKVISVPKGSRPNAEGLLLEELHVFEDSAAITSMQISSKRHQLYVASRSAVAQIPLHRCAAHGRACAECCLARDPYCAWDGATCTRFQPSAKRRFRRQDVKNGDPSTLCSGDSAHPTLLERKVFGVEGGSAFLECEPRSLQARVEWTFQRAGEAARTTVAAEERAERLPRGLLLRGLRRGDSGVYLCAAVEQGFSQPLRRLALHVLGAAQAERLARTEEAAPVAPPGPKLWYRDFLQLVEPGGGGAGSLRMCRQQPESRPPAPESRRKGRNRRRNAPEPRAERGPRSAAHW; this is encoded by the exons atggggcgggccggggccgccgccatgatcccaggcctggccctgctcTGGGCAGCAGTGCTGGGGGATGCTACCCCCAGCCCCCCACGCCTTCGGCTCTCCTTCCAAG AGCTCCAGGCGCGGCACGGTCTCCGGATCTTCAGGCTGGAGAGAACCTGCTGTTATGAAGCTCTGCTGGTGGATGAGGAAAGAGGACGCCTGTTTGTGGGTGCAGAGAACCACGTGGCCTCCCTCAGCTTGGACAACATCAGCAAGCAGGCCAAGAAG CTGGCCTGGCCGGCTCCTGTGGAATGGCGAGAGGAGTGCAACTGGGCCGGGAAGGACATTGGT ACGGAGTGCATGAACTTCGTGAAGTTGCTGCATACCTACAACCGCACCCACTTGCTGGCTTGTGGCACAGGGGCCTTCCACCCAACCTGTGCCTTTGTGGAGGTGGGCCACCGGCTGGAG GAGCCTGTGCTGCGGCTGGATCTTCGAAGGCTAGAGGACGGCAAGGGCAAGAGTCCTTATGACCCAAGGCATCGGGCTGCCTCCGTGCTGGTGG GAGAAGAACTATACTCAGGGGTGGCTGCAGACCTCATGGGCCGGGACTTCACCATCTTCCGCAGCCTGGGCCAGCGTCCAAGCCTCCGAACAGAACCACACGACTCCCGCTGGCTCAACG AACCCAAGTTTGTCAAGGTCTTTTGGATCCCAGAGAGCGAGAATCCCGACGATGACAAGATCTACTTCTTCTTCCGGGAGTCGGCAGTGGAGGCTGCACCGGCACTGGGACGCCTGTCTGTGTCCCGTGTTGGCCAGATCTGCCGG AATGACGTGGGCGGCCAGCGCAGCCTGGTCAACAAGTGGACCACGTTCCTGAAGGCACGTCTGGTGTGCTCAGTGCCAGGTGCCGAGGGTGACACGCACTTCGACCAGCTCC AGGATGTGTTCCTGCTGTCCTTGAGGGACCGCTGGAGCCCGCTGCTCTACACTGTCTTCACCACATCCAG CACCATCTTCCAAGGCTCTGCAGTGTGTGTGTACAGCATGAACGATGTGCGCCGTGCATTCCTGGGGCCCTTTGCACACAAGGAAGGGCCCATGCACCAGTGGGTGTCCTATCAGGGCCGAGTCCCCTACCCCCGGCCAGGCATG TGCCCCAGCAAGACCTTTGGCACCTTCAGTTCTACCAAGGACTTTCCTGATGACGTCATTCAGTTTGCCCGGAACCACCCGCTCATGTACAATTCTGTCCTGCCCATGGGTGGGCGCCCTCTCTTCCTACAAGTGGGTGCTGGGTACACCTTCACCCAGATCACTGCAGACCGTGTAGCAGCTGCTGATGGGCACTACGACGTCCTCTTCATTGGCACAG ATGTTGGCACAGTGCTGAAGGTGATCTCAGTGCCCAAGGGCAGCCGGCCTAACGCGGAGGGGCTGCTCTTGGAGGAGCTGCACGTGTTTGAG gATTCGGCTGCTATCACCAGCATGCAAATCTCTTCCAAGAGA CACCAGCTGTACGTAGCCTCGCGGAGCGCGGTGGCCCAGATCCCCTTGCACCGCTGTGCTGCCCACGGCCGCGCCTGCGCCGAATGCTGCCTGGCGCGTGACCCTTACTGCGCCTGGGACGGGGCCACGTGCACGCGCTTCCAGCCCAGCGCTAAAAG GCGGTTCCGGCGGCAAGACGTGAAGAATGGTGACCCCAGTACGCTGTGCTCAGGCG ACTCGGCCCATCCCACACTGCTGGAGCGGAAGGTGTTCGGTGTGGAGGGCGGCAGCGCCTTCCTGGAGTGTGAGCCCCGCTCGCTGCAGGCACGCGTGGAATGGACCTTCCAGCGCGCGGGGGAGGCGGCCCGCACCACG GTGGCTGCGGAGGAGCGCGCGGAGCGCCTGCCGCGGGGACTGCTGCTGCGCGGGCTGCGGCGCGGGGACTCAGGCGTGTACCTGTGCGCAGCGGTTGAGCAGGGCTTTTCGCAGCCTCTGCGTCGCTTGGCGCTACACGTGCTAGGTGCTGCGCAGGCCGAAAGGCTGGCCCGGACAGAGGAGGCTGCGCCCGTCGCCCCTCCGGGCCCCAAGCTCTGGTACCGGGACTTCCTGCAGCTGGTggagccgggcggcggcggcgctggcTCCCTGCGAATGTGCCGTCAGCAGCCGGAGTCGCGCCCACCCGCTCCCGAGTCGAGGAGGAAGGGCCGAAACCGCCGAAGGAACGCCCCGGAGCCGCGCGCCGAGCGGGGGCCGCGCAGCGCCGCTCACTGGTGA
- the SEMA3B gene encoding semaphorin-3B isoform X2 codes for MGRDFTIFRSLGQRPSLRTEPHDSRWLNEPKFVKVFWIPESENPDDDKIYFFFRESAVEAAPALGRLSVSRVGQICRNDVGGQRSLVNKWTTFLKARLVCSVPGAEGDTHFDQLQDVFLLSLRDRWSPLLYTVFTTSSTIFQGSAVCVYSMNDVRRAFLGPFAHKEGPMHQWVSYQGRVPYPRPGMCPSKTFGTFSSTKDFPDDVIQFARNHPLMYNSVLPMGGRPLFLQVGAGYTFTQITADRVAAADGHYDVLFIGTDVGTVLKVISVPKGSRPNAEGLLLEELHVFEDSAAITSMQISSKRHQLYVASRSAVAQIPLHRCAAHGRACAECCLARDPYCAWDGATCTRFQPSAKRRFRRQDVKNGDPSTLCSGDSAHPTLLERKVFGVEGGSAFLECEPRSLQARVEWTFQRAGEAARTTVAAEERAERLPRGLLLRGLRRGDSGVYLCAAVEQGFSQPLRRLALHVLGAAQAERLARTEEAAPVAPPGPKLWYRDFLQLVEPGGGGAGSLRMCRQQPESRPPAPESRRKGRNRRRNAPEPRAERGPRSAAHW; via the exons ATGGGCCGGGACTTCACCATCTTCCGCAGCCTGGGCCAGCGTCCAAGCCTCCGAACAGAACCACACGACTCCCGCTGGCTCAACG AACCCAAGTTTGTCAAGGTCTTTTGGATCCCAGAGAGCGAGAATCCCGACGATGACAAGATCTACTTCTTCTTCCGGGAGTCGGCAGTGGAGGCTGCACCGGCACTGGGACGCCTGTCTGTGTCCCGTGTTGGCCAGATCTGCCGG AATGACGTGGGCGGCCAGCGCAGCCTGGTCAACAAGTGGACCACGTTCCTGAAGGCACGTCTGGTGTGCTCAGTGCCAGGTGCCGAGGGTGACACGCACTTCGACCAGCTCC AGGATGTGTTCCTGCTGTCCTTGAGGGACCGCTGGAGCCCGCTGCTCTACACTGTCTTCACCACATCCAG CACCATCTTCCAAGGCTCTGCAGTGTGTGTGTACAGCATGAACGATGTGCGCCGTGCATTCCTGGGGCCCTTTGCACACAAGGAAGGGCCCATGCACCAGTGGGTGTCCTATCAGGGCCGAGTCCCCTACCCCCGGCCAGGCATG TGCCCCAGCAAGACCTTTGGCACCTTCAGTTCTACCAAGGACTTTCCTGATGACGTCATTCAGTTTGCCCGGAACCACCCGCTCATGTACAATTCTGTCCTGCCCATGGGTGGGCGCCCTCTCTTCCTACAAGTGGGTGCTGGGTACACCTTCACCCAGATCACTGCAGACCGTGTAGCAGCTGCTGATGGGCACTACGACGTCCTCTTCATTGGCACAG ATGTTGGCACAGTGCTGAAGGTGATCTCAGTGCCCAAGGGCAGCCGGCCTAACGCGGAGGGGCTGCTCTTGGAGGAGCTGCACGTGTTTGAG gATTCGGCTGCTATCACCAGCATGCAAATCTCTTCCAAGAGA CACCAGCTGTACGTAGCCTCGCGGAGCGCGGTGGCCCAGATCCCCTTGCACCGCTGTGCTGCCCACGGCCGCGCCTGCGCCGAATGCTGCCTGGCGCGTGACCCTTACTGCGCCTGGGACGGGGCCACGTGCACGCGCTTCCAGCCCAGCGCTAAAAG GCGGTTCCGGCGGCAAGACGTGAAGAATGGTGACCCCAGTACGCTGTGCTCAGGCG ACTCGGCCCATCCCACACTGCTGGAGCGGAAGGTGTTCGGTGTGGAGGGCGGCAGCGCCTTCCTGGAGTGTGAGCCCCGCTCGCTGCAGGCACGCGTGGAATGGACCTTCCAGCGCGCGGGGGAGGCGGCCCGCACCACG GTGGCTGCGGAGGAGCGCGCGGAGCGCCTGCCGCGGGGACTGCTGCTGCGCGGGCTGCGGCGCGGGGACTCAGGCGTGTACCTGTGCGCAGCGGTTGAGCAGGGCTTTTCGCAGCCTCTGCGTCGCTTGGCGCTACACGTGCTAGGTGCTGCGCAGGCCGAAAGGCTGGCCCGGACAGAGGAGGCTGCGCCCGTCGCCCCTCCGGGCCCCAAGCTCTGGTACCGGGACTTCCTGCAGCTGGTggagccgggcggcggcggcgctggcTCCCTGCGAATGTGCCGTCAGCAGCCGGAGTCGCGCCCACCCGCTCCCGAGTCGAGGAGGAAGGGCCGAAACCGCCGAAGGAACGCCCCGGAGCCGCGCGCCGAGCGGGGGCCGCGCAGCGCCGCTCACTGGTGA